A window of Pungitius pungitius chromosome 19, fPunPun2.1, whole genome shotgun sequence genomic DNA:
acccttggagtcccctgggcggccgggggttgtcgggttccccgccctccctcccttgtctgtttttctgggttccaccctcctttaggaccgtctggaattcagtccttgaggggggggttctgtcacggtttgggtctgcttgtcttattttgtagctttcttgtgtctcgtgtctctgggtaacttcacttccaaTTTAGTAAAGGGTTGCTTGTGTGGTGGTTACAGCTGAGAGTAAGCCAGttttatgaggggccgtttaggacttaactactgagacactctcacacacactactgagacactcgacactctcacacacactactgagacactctcacacacactactgagacactcacacacactactgagacactcaacactcacacgcactactgagacactctcacacacactattgagacactctcatacacactactgagacactctcacacacactattgagacactctcacacacactattgagacactcatgccatctcactagtgtgtgtgagaatcgagaatcgattggaatcggaactagctttgccatttacccggtatcgttcaaaagtttaaaatttgattcctagtttcgattctcagtccgccggcgccgaccgaaAATaaaaaccgctgaacaccaacaaagaagcgtccaccggaagtgttggcgtaacagcgcgatcgaacatgtatagcgtgcgtcggcggtccaaagtgtggttgcacttctcgaaacaaaccgaaaactctgcaaaaaactcccggttgttgtgaatttgtgacgcatcagaccagtgcgcgcgggtgccgggtggccagagcggagctgtcctatctgttaaaatgagcagtgaggctggcgctgcaaagaaaaaaaaagagattgtgCTAGCattccccgcgtcgaccgctagcagccccccgtcagcgaaagtgtccctgatttgaggttgggagagttgtgCGCCCCCCcgctccgtgtgccccgtgtttgacgcgctgcgccgcccgtcctccgctgcctcttcctctgattccaagcgTTAGCCCAttagtgggagcaaggtaacgtttaagtacctgcagtatcatacactcacgtgtaaatgtgtttttgtgaggtttcaaaaataaagctctctggaggaaagtgtacccctgttaaaatatattcataatttataatgtttatacaatattcaagttcatagtttgatatttattttagttgaaaacagccctgttagaaattcatagtaaagttaataaaaagttcatagaactaacattgatggagaaggtcagactatttccttcagaaagacccttggttagctagctcatttaaaatatcttaaacttatacttttttgaccctgcctcttaaaagaatcggaatcgagaatcgctgggaaccggaatcgaaaccaggaatcggaatcgctcaaattcaaacgatacccaaccctattcACAGTGCACCTTAAAAACCCATTGATCACATGTGTGAGGTGTTAAGATATCCTGTTGCACATGTGGTTGACATTTCAACCTCCttgatatttaaatgaatttggTTTTTTTCCCAAACCTGGATGAACTTTGATGAACCGCATAGTGGCTGTGACTTTATTCACATGAACTTAAACCAATCAAAATGTTCTTCATGCTAAACTGGAAGAACAGGTTAGTTGTTGCACACACGTAGGAAGTAATCTACGGGGCGGAACACTTTCCAGGAACATTTTACCAGAAGAGGTCTGCTACAGAAAGAAATACTCCACATCTTATTCCGCCCGGCACGAGACCACACTGTTGAGCAGGACAATAGAGATCATCTCAGGATCTTGCTGAGGAAGTCTATTGATTTAATAGTTTTATGGTCATACTAACCAAAACACAGCAATATACTTTAATTGAGTCTTTAAGTTGTTAGATCTGggaaaaacaagaggaaacaaAATTGAAGTATCGTGATCGGTTGTTAATAACAGGTGTGAGCGGCTAGGTTTACAGAACTCACCTTCCGGGGAAGAAAGCATGTTGAAAAAAATCTTTCAAGGATTggccttttttgtttctttaagtgtggcatgttttattttttatcaattcaacaagaaagaaaaaacgttACATATTTTTGTATCGTCGAATCGTTCTGTAAATCGAAGTAACCCACTTCTCCCAGTCCTGAATGTCAATGacgaagagaaaccaatgcagACCACTCAAGTCCCGACTTTGGAACGCTGTCCCGAAACCCCCCCAGATCTTTTGGGTCCGTTGCTTGTGGAATTTAATTCTAAACGGACTCTGGATGAGGTGAGAGAGAAATTCGGTTCTCCTCTTCAGGAAGGAGGCCGGTACAAGCCGTCAGGCTGTATCGCACAACAGAAGGTAGGTGATGAACAGACTAATTGCTGCCATAAAAGCTCACCAAACTTTCACCTGTTTTCACGCGTTGCCGTACTTTGTAAATTAAGTGTTTACACAGCCAATGCCTTTACGCCTGTCCTGATACTGGGCCTACACTGCTTAtacttaaaggggggggggggggggttcttgtcTGTATTTAGCATTCACTTATATTTTACTTGCATGTTGTCGGTTTGATTTTTGCCTCATTCTATtttctcttttgaaaaaaataaaatgcaaaaaaaagaacctgaaTATGGACAACAGTTAGAACACTGGGGATAATAGTGCACCTTTACGTGGGCCTACTGTTtaagttcagtaaaaaaaaaatctataattCACTTCCATGAGATGTACCAATATTATAATGGTTTTAAGGATGCCACACGCCACGTTATCAGTGTATTTTGTTAAAAGGAAAACCCCcccaaatatgaattattagAAACATTTATGTTAAAGCCAACTAACTTATTTAATTTGTTAAGGTGGCAATCATCATCCCGTTCCGCAATCGGCACAAGCACCTCATTCATTGGCTGCATTACCTCCATCCGATACTGATTCGACAGCAGTTGGACTACACGGTGTATGTCATCAACCAGGATGGAGAAGGCGTGTTCAACAAGGCTAAACTGATGAATGCAGGCTACGTGGAAGCAATGAAGGAATATGATTACGACTGCTTAGTCTTCTCTGACATAGATTTGGTGCCTATGGACGACCGTAACCTCTACAGGTGCTTTGACAATCCTCGACACCTGGCTGTGGCCATCGACAAATTTAACTTCCAGTTACCCTACAACACAAACTTTGGTGGAGTTTCCGCGTTGTCCAAAAGCCAATACCTGAAGATCAACGGTTTCCCGAACACCTACTGGGGCTGGGGCGGTGAGGATGACGATATCTACGGGCGAGTCGTCCTCCGCGGCATGACCATATCTCGACCTGACTCCGTGATTGGAAAGTACAGGATGATCAAACATACCCGGGACCTGCACAATGAGGCTAATCCAGAGAATCCCGGTAAACTACAACACACCAAACACACTATCGATACAGACGGCATTAACACTCTCAATTACACAGTCAAAGAGATTAAGAGGGACCGACTGTTCACCTTCATCAACGTGGATATTGAGGCTCcgataaaatgaatgaagatgGAACCTGTGGGTATTAGACAGCTGTGATTTCTTGGTCTTTTTAGGATTTATTTCAAGCATGTTCTTGAAACCTCTTGTTTGGCTTGGTGTAGTGCATACCTGTGCTCGGGTGTGTCTAAATGAAGTATGCAGATGTTCTTACTATTTTGGTTTTCTCGGTACAATCCTCAACCAACCGTCGTTACTGTCAAAATCGaaagtgaatcatttttttgtggCTTTCACACATAATGTGAATGTTTTAGGGTGGGGATTCTTTTGAGTGACCTGTGGAGCATCGGGCTACGCTTAGTGGTGGATTTAGAGACATCAACCGTGTGCTCATGAAGAAGTAAAGATGGCGGTTTGGATTAAGTAGACGCATCCATTTGAttcgtttatgtgtgtgtgtgtgtgtgtgtgtgtgtatatatatatatatatatatatatatatatatatatatatcattacaAGGGAGAGTATAATAATTATAGGGTTTTATATTGTATAATTTAGATCTTTCTAcgttgtaatgttttttttgtcgatACAATTGTCTTAATACTTTTGTACATGCTGGAATGCATGATGAAATTAGAAGGGGAAAGGTCATTTTGGTGGCAGTGATGCACAGGTTGtatcttatttattttaggGAGATGGGCTTTCTGGTTTCAGTTATTCATtgccttttggaaaaaaatggttCTGCAT
This region includes:
- the LOC119199020 gene encoding beta-1,4-galactosyltransferase 1-like; translation: MLKKIFQGLAFFVSLSVACFIFYQFNKKEKTLHIFVSSNRSVNRSNPLLPVLNVNDEEKPMQTTQVPTLERCPETPPDLLGPLLVEFNSKRTLDEVREKFGSPLQEGGRYKPSGCIAQQKVAIIIPFRNRHKHLIHWLHYLHPILIRQQLDYTVYVINQDGEGVFNKAKLMNAGYVEAMKEYDYDCLVFSDIDLVPMDDRNLYRCFDNPRHLAVAIDKFNFQLPYNTNFGGVSALSKSQYLKINGFPNTYWGWGGEDDDIYGRVVLRGMTISRPDSVIGKYRMIKHTRDLHNEANPENPGKLQHTKHTIDTDGINTLNYTVKEIKRDRLFTFINVDIEAPIK